A single region of the Brienomyrus brachyistius isolate T26 chromosome 10, BBRACH_0.4, whole genome shotgun sequence genome encodes:
- the cyfip2 gene encoding cytoplasmic FMR1-interacting protein 2 isoform X3 encodes MTTHVTLEDALSNVDLLEELPLPDQQPCIEPPPSSIMYQANFDTNFEDRNAFVTGIARYIEQATVHSSMNEMLEEGHEYAVMLYTWRSCSRAIPQVKCNEQPNRVEIYEKTVEVLEPEVTKLMKFMYFQRKAIERFCSEVKRLCHAERRKDFVSEAYLLTLGKFINMFAVLDELKNMKCSVKNDHSAYKRAAQFLRKMADPQSIQESQNLSMFLANHNRITQCLHQQLEVIPGYEELLADIINISVDYYENKMYLTPSEKHMLLKVMGFGLYLMDGNVSNIYKLDAKKRINLSKIDKFFKQLQVVPLFGDMQIELSRYIETSAHYEENKSRWTCTQSSISPQYNLCEQMVHIREDHIRFISELARYSNSEVVTGSGLDSQKSDEEYKELFDLALRGLQLLSKWSTHVMEVYSWKLVHPTDKFCNKDCPGTAEEYERATRYNYTSEEKFALVEVIAMIKGLQVLMGRMESVFNQAIRISIYAALQDFAQVILREPLRQAVRKKKNVLISVLQAIRKTICDWEGAREPPNDPCLRGEKDPKGGFDIKVPRRAVGPSSTQLYMVRTMLESLIADKSGSKKTLRSSLDGPIVMAIEDFHKQSFFFTHLLNFSETLQQCCDLSQLWFREFFLELTMGRRIQFPIEMSMPWILTDHILETKEPSMMEYVLYPLDLYNDSGYYALTKFKKQFLYDEIEAEVNLCFDQFVYKLADQIFAYYKAMAGSVLLDKRFRAECKNYGVIIPYPPSNRYETLLKQRHVQLLGRSIDLNRLITQRISAAMYKSLDQAISRFESEDLTSIVELEWLMEVNRLTHRLLSKHMTLDSFDAMFREANHNVSAPYGRITLHVFWELNFDFLPNYCYNGSTNRFVRTAIPFTQEPQRDKPANVQPYYLYGSKPLNIAYTHIYSSYRNFVGPPHFKTICRLLGYQGIAVVMEELLKIVKSLLQGTILQYVKTLIEVMPKICRLPRHEYGSPGILEFFHHQLKDIIEYAELKTDVFQSLREVGNAILFCLLIEQALVVRKQDISVETGAKHDRLELISVAGSWIIFSQLSLRAAMETRKVFGLLTKMLICTIHECLPQ; translated from the exons ATGACGACCCACGTGACTCTGGAGGATGCCCTGTCCAATGTGGACCTGCTGGAGGAGCTTCCGCTCCCAGACCAGCAGCCCTGCATCGAGCCCCCGCCGTCTTCCATCATGTACCAG GCTAACTTTGATACTAACTTTGAGGACAGAAATGCCTTTGTCACGGGGATCGCTCGGTACATCGAACAGGCCACAGTCCACTCGAGCATG AACGAGATGCTTGAGGAAGGCCATGAGTATGCTGTCATGCTTTATACCTGGAGAAGCTGCTCCAGAGCCATTCCACAG GTGAAGTGCAATGAGCAACCCAACCGAGTAGAGATATATGAGAAGACCGTAGAGGTCCTAGAGCCGGAGGTCACTAAACTCATGAAGTTCATGTACTTCCAG CGGAAGGCCATCGAGCGCTTCTGCAGCGAGGTCAAGCGGCTGTGCCATGCAGAGCGAAGGAAGGACTTTGTGTCCGAGGCGTACCTTCTCACGCTCGGAAAGTTCATCAACATGTTCGCCGTGCTGGACGAGCTGAAGAACATGAAGTGCAGCGTAAAGAATGACCATTCGGCCTACAAGAG GGCTGCCCAGTTCCTGAGAAAGATGGCGGATCCGCAGTCCATTCAGGAGTCCCAGAATCTCTCCATGTTCCTGGCCAACCACAACAGGATAACTCAG TGTCTCCACCAGCAGCTCGAAGTAATACCAGGCTACGAGGAACTCTTGGCtgacatcatcaacatcagtgtAGACTACTATGAGAATAAGATGTACCTCACACCTAGTGAGAAGCACATGCTGCTGAAG GTCATGGGCTTCGGCCTCTACCTGATGGATGGGAACGTCAGCAACATCTACAAGCTGGATGCCAAGAAAAGAATAAACCTGAGCAAGATTGACAAGTTCTTTAAG CAGCTTCAAGTTGTCCCCCTTTTCGGGGACATGCAGATTGAGCTGTCCCGGTACATCGAGACCAGTGCCCACTATGAGGAGAACAAGTCCAG GTGGACATGCACTCAGAGCAGCATCAGTCCCCAGTATAACCTGTGTGAGCAGATGGTCCACATCAGAGAGGACCACATCCGATTCATCTCAGAGCTAGCCCGCTACAGCAACAGTGAGGTGGTGACCGGGTCAGGCCTTGACAGCCAGAAGTCAGATGAGGAGTACAAGGAGCTCTTTGACCTGGCACTCAGGGGCCTACAGCTACTGTCCAAGTGGAGCACCCACGTCATGGAGGTG TACTCTTGGAAACTAGTACATCCCACTGACAAGTTTTGCAACAAGGACTGCCCTGGGACGGCGGAGGAGTATGAGAGAGCCACACGCTATAACTACACCAGCGAGGAGAAGTTCGCCCTGGTAGAAGTCATCGCCATGATCAAGGGTCTGCAGgtcttgatgggccgaatggagAGCGTGTTCAACCAGGCTATCCGGATTAGCATCTATGCTGCGCTGCAAGACTTTGCTCAGGTGATCTTGAGGGAGCCGCTGCGGCAGGCAGTGCGGAAGAAGAAGAACGTCCTGATCAG TGTCCTCCAGGCAATTCGGAAGACCATATgtgactgggagggggcaagggAGCCGCCCAACGACCCCTGTCTACGAGGGGAGAAGGACCCCAAGGGGGGCTTTGACATCAAAGTGCCCCGGCGAGCTGTGGGACCCTCCAGCACCCAG CTGTACATGGTGCGCACTATGCTGGAGTCCCTGATCGCAGACAAGAGTGGCTCCAAGAAGACGCTCCGCAGCAGCCTGGACGGCCCCATAGTCATGGCCATCGAGGACTTCCACAAGCAGTCTTTCTTCTTCACCCACCTGCTCAACTTCAGTG AGACCCTACAGCAGTGCTGTGATCTCTCCCAGCTCTGGTTCCGTGAGTTCTTCCTGGAACTGACCATGGGCCGTAGGATCCAGTTCCCCATCGAGATGTCCATGCCCTGGATCCTCACAGACCACATCCTGGAGACCAAGGAGCCTTCCATGATGGA GTATGTACTGTACCCGCTGGATCTGTACAATGACAGCGGTTACTACGCTCTGACAAAGTTCAAGAAACAGTTTCTGTATGATGAAATTGAAGCTGAG GTGAATCTGTGTTTTGACCAATTTGTGTACAAGCTAGCAGATCAAATTTTTGCCTACTACAAAGCGATGGCCGGAAG TGTTCTGCTAGATAAACGTTTCCGAGCAGAGTGCAAGAACTACGGCGTGATCATTCCGTATCCACCCTCCAACCGCTACGAGACGCTGCTCAAGCAGAGGCATGTGCAG CTTCTGGGCCGCTCCATTGACCTGAACCGACTCATTACCCAGAGGATCTCAGCTGCTATGTACAAGTCACTGGACCAGGCCATCAGCCGCTTCGAAAGCGAGGACCTCACCTCTATAGTG GAGCTGGAGTGGTTGATGGAGGTGAACCGACTGACACATCGGCTCCTGTCCAAACACATGACCCTGGACAGTTTTGACGCTATGTTTCGTGAGGCCAATCACAACGTCTCTGCTCCCTATGGCCGGATAACACTTCACGTCTTTTGGGAACTCAACTTCGACTTCCTGCCCAACTACTGCTACAATGGGTCTACCAACAG ATTCGTTCGGACAGCCATTCCCTTCACCCAAGAGCCACAGAGGGACAAACCAGCCAACGTCCAGCCATACTATCTGTACGGGTCCAAG CCACTGAACATTGCTTACACCCACATCTACAGCTCCTACAGGAACTTTGTTGGCCCTCCTCACTTCAAGACCATCTGCCGCCTCCTTGGTTACCAGGGCATCGCCGTGGTAATGGAGGAACTGTTGAAGATTGTGAAGAGCCTG CTGCAGGGCACCATTCTGCAGTACGTGAAAACTTTGATTGAGGTCATGCCCAAGATCTGCCGGCTTCCTCGCCACGAGTACGGCTCCCCTG GCATCCTGGAGTTCTTCCACCACCAGCTGAAGGACATCATCGAGTACGCCGAGCTGAAGACGGACGTGTTCCAGAGCCTCAGGGAGGTTGGGAATGCCATCCTGTTCTGTTTGCTGATTGAGCAAGCTCTG